The Cygnus atratus isolate AKBS03 ecotype Queensland, Australia chromosome 2, CAtr_DNAZoo_HiC_assembly, whole genome shotgun sequence genome window below encodes:
- the LOC118247332 gene encoding von Willebrand factor D and EGF domain-containing protein-like produces MARRAGGGGGCGDGGGGVPRRLVLWLALWGLWGGGGAQPGRGTAMPWGWGPAAACSPRCLHGGLCLGNGTCLCSKGYEGELCQHATCYPKCKNGGECLRPGKCRCPPGYGGRYCHKVSCEGGCQNGGECISVNGVVKCLCASGWTGSRCQEAICPQGCRNNGACVAPGICSCPAGWVGGACHLAVCKLPCQHGGKCIAPNVCRCRLPYSGLQCTKKRKE; encoded by the exons ATGgcgcggcgggccgggggcggcggtgGCTGCGGTGATGGCGGCGGGGGGGTCCCCCGGCGGCTGGTGCTGTGGCTGGCCctgtgggggctgtggggcgGCGGCGGTGCCCAGCCCGGCCGGGGGACTGCcatgccctggggctggggcccggcggcggcctGCAGCCCCCGCTGCCTGCACGGCGGGCTGTGCCTCGGCAACGgcacctgcctctgctccaAGGGCTACGAGGGCGAGCTCTGCCAGCACG CCACGTGTTAtccaaaatgcaaaaatggTGGGGAATGTCTGAGGCCTGGAAAATGCAGATGTCCACCCGGCTATGGGGGTAGATACTGTCATAAGG TAAGCTGTGAAGGAGGCTGCCAAAATGGTGGGGAATGCATCTCTGTCAACGGGGTTGTGAAGTGCCTTTGTGCTTCTGGCTGGACAGGATCAAGATGCCAAGAGG CAATTTGTCCTCAAGGTTGTCGGAATAATGGAGCTTGTGTGGCTCCTGGGATTTGTAGCTGTCCAGCTGGATGGGTTGGTGGAGCATGTCACTTAG CTGTATGTAAACTACCTTGTCAGCATGGAGGAAAATGCATAGCTCCAAACGTGTGCAGATGTCGACTGCCCTACTCTGGTCTACAGTgtacaaagaaaaggaaggaatga